The Hevea brasiliensis isolate MT/VB/25A 57/8 chromosome 9, ASM3005281v1, whole genome shotgun sequence nucleotide sequence aaaaaaaaattacaaaaatcaaagtaaaaaaaaaattgtattattaaatttttattaaataaataataaaaattaaaaatctaaaaaattatcTTGATTTAAAAAATACATATTTAACTAATGTACATCTTAAATAATTGCAAACAGTGGGATATATTTAGTGATAATTTTTAGCAATACtcgattccattttctttcaactACTcggatataataaataataattactaaaataaaataatactttaaaaaacatttattaatttttatgcaCTATATATTAACTAAATGACAAAACAATAAATTACACAAAATCTCAATAAATAGGGCATaaatcttttaaaaaattaaaatcataaatgCAAATATATTATAGATAAAgtagatttaattattattagcatacaattaaataaactaaaataattttaaaaaattgaaaaattgagatTACCGTCTATAAGAAAGTCAACGAAAAAAAATAAGAGAGGAGGATGGATGAGATGAAAAAGATTAGGATATTGGCGAAAAATACTCTAGtggaatttaattaatatttttaaaatctgaatcaattgtatattcaattaaaatttattctcaattatTCGAATctgattattattatctaaaaaaatactcaaattcatttaattttatataaaataaactatagaaaaatttaaaaatattattataaaaaatatatattttatatttaattaattatttatataactaaatatataaaaatcaaatccatttttaatctaattttatATTAACTAAATTCATGGTATTaccattattaaataaaaaataatcataaaaataaagaaaaagagatcTTTCTGAAGATAGTTATTTTATCCTAATAGTTAGATAAATTCatctaataaaataattattatttaaatatgaactatttttaattgataatttgatgttaatttctattttaagaaattattccaATAAAAAATGTTACTcactaaaattttttaatttaaataaataatttttttatcgaAATTAGATAATTTTGTTACGTCACGAGATATAGATTCATGCATTGATTCCCCTAAAGTCATGAACAATCAGCTAATTGTccaattagaaaaataaaaaaaaaattatagagaaAAATCGGAAAGCAAGTACTAAAACTGGTCCCACAATGAACGAGTCTTTTTTACACGTATACATATAACACGGAAAGGCTCAATTATGAAGAAGGGAAAAAACAAGAGTGTATTGCACAAAAATTATTGTcgctatttttatttattataaatttaaaatatttatatgtgTGTGTTAATATGTTAAAGAGAAAAATCTGAGACGAATTTATTTATTCgagattaatattttaaaattttatattaattatatatatatatgatttataaaaattaatgaattttaataaaattaacataatttCAATAAAGAATGCATCgctttataaaatattatctgaTAGATGTAAGTTTCAGTCTAACTTCTGTAGGCCCCTAACCATATCACAAAGCAATTGGCCACAAATTTCACGCATCTGTTCAGCAAAATTTCCCACCGACTTATTGGATCACACAAAGTAAGAGCTTCGTCCCATTGCAAAACAGCACCATGTTGGAAAATTGTTCCACCCAATGGTCTTCAACCGACCTAAAATTTCAACCTCCTCGAGCTATACAAAATAAAACCCAAAATTTCTGTAAATTGGAGGCGTAAACTTTCAATTTAACCCAATTCTcttccctctttctctctctctctaacacacacacacacctagAACTTGCATACAAAACACTAGGCAAAACAGACCCTTCCAACTGAAGGAAATCTTTCTCTAAATCCGAGTCACATAACGGTCTCGAGAATTCCGAGGTTCTAAGCAAGCTCTAAAACCCTAGTCGCTGATATGTTCTTTTCTCTCCTTAACTCTTGCCTAACAATAACAATCCCCCACTTTAATCTCCTATTTTAGGTCAGATTTCAACTTCTCTGAATCTGATTTACATGTATATACCCTGATTTTGACGTTCGCTCTTATTTCTATACTGGTGAAAAGTCCATTCTTCTTCGTGGATTTCAAACTAGATATCAGAGTTTCCATGACTGCTCTGTCTCTTTCGTCCGCTTTGCTTGAAGATGAAAATAGTAGGTTAATGGGTTAAATTGATGGGTACCCATAATAACTTTTTGCTCAATTCCCATTTTCTTTTCCTAAGCATGGGCTCTGTTTATGTGTTTCTCTATCAAAAATTGATTCTCTTTGCCGACTCTTTTTGGTTCTCTGTTTCTGCTCTGTTCCTTGCTCTGTTTGGTTTCTTCAATAGAACCATTTTCAGGTATTAAactatttcttttgttttcccCCTTTTTAAAACTTCTTGTAGTAGTCTTTTCAAAAcaaatttcaatatttttatttttatttacagGGTGAAAGCGAATGACAGTAGTCAAACAAACAATTCGAATTGTTTAGAGCTCAATTCGAATTGTGTAGAGCAAGAGGCTGAAGCAAAGGGACCAGgacttgaatcgaattgtatggAGCAGGAATCTGAAGCTAAAGAACCTGAAGTTTATATTActgaatttataaataaaaaagaaaatgctGATTTAGAGGAAGAAGAGACACCGAAGTTCTTTTTCAAATTTCAGTTTCAGAGTTACAGAGAGGATTATGAGCCAGTTGTCTCCGGTTTTGTATCCTCTTCAAGCACCAATAAGTATGAGTTCTTGTCTGGGAAAGACTCTAGGCTCTACATGGAGAAGCCAGAGGCTTTCAATGTTACCGTAAAAGAATTATATACTGATTCTAATGATGGTTCTACTGGCAATAGAGAGATTATCGAGAAAACGATTTTACCTAGTGAGAAATTTGAGGAACAGAAATCAGAAGCAGAATCTATTCATGAGGAGAGAAAAGAGAGTTCTGTAGATAGTGCACGTAAAGAAGGGTTGACACAGAAGCTTGAGGCAGAAGCATACGTTGAAGGGTCTATTTCCGGGAAGGGAATAGCAGTTGATGTAGAGAAAGAGCACAATGCCTGGAGTGATCAACACGTTTCAAGAGATGATGGTCGGTTTCTATCAGAGAGGGACTTCATTGATCCGGATTCTCATTCTGATTCTGATTCGATTACTTCAAGCCACGAGATTATAAATCGTTTTGTAGCTTCAACCAGCGAAAGCTTCTTGTCAGATATAGATTTTGAAGATGCATTTGAACTTGATATTTTGGGAGACATTGAAGGGGAGAAGGCAGAATTAGCTGAAGAAGATTTGGAGTTGGAGGATATAAATTTGCAGAATTTAAGTGCTGGCTATGAACCTGATGGATTTGAGGACGAAGACAGTGATATATTGGAAGAGCTTAAAAATCTAGAGGTGTCCAATATGCAGAATTCAGGTAACCTAGAGCCAGAAAAGTTGTCTGAGGAAAAGGATGTTGAAGAACAAGCAGAACTCGGTTGCAATGACAAGGAACCTGAGGATGGTTTAGATAATTCAGAGGATTCAAATGGATTGGAAACTTTATGGGAACATCAAGAGTTGATAGAACAGCTCAAAATGGAGCTGAAAAAGGTCAGAGCTACAGGTCTGCCTACCATCTTAGAAGAAGACGAGTCACCGAAAATAATGGAAGATTTAAAGCCATGGAAGATTGATGAGAAGTTCCAGCATGAAGATAGAATGGGGGAGCTTCACAAACTCTACAAGAGTTACAGAGAACGGATGCGGAAATTCGATATCTTGAATTACCAGAAGATGTATGCATTGGGTAAGTTTCTTGTTTCTGACACCCTTTTTTCTTGATCCAATTTAAATTCCTGCATATGTTTGCTAATTCATTCTCTtcttttattattgttattattatttttcatgtCACGGCAATTTCATTCAAACTCTATGGATAAAAATGAACAGATAGAACTCCTATGATAAAATCCTTCTAGTCAAAATACATCAATAACACAACCTACCTTTTGTAGTCTTTTAGAAGTTAGAGGTAATGACCCACTAAATCTAGTTAGTTTGGTTAAACAGAAGCATGAACCTGCATAGAGAGAGTAATAATTACACAAAAAGTTGGAGGTAGAAGGAAACTTATGTCTTCAACCATTTTAACCGACTTTCTTCTACCATCCACACATGCATCGAACAGCAACAACTAAACCTTAATCCCAAGCTAGTTAGAATAggctatataattattatttttttcaccaTTCAACTCTATTAGACGCAGGTTCGCATCAAACCATCCGCACATGCATATGGAAGAAAATATGTAATTACATTATATGACAAAGCTCTTGGGCTAATGGCTTAGTGGTCGAGTGCTTCCTCGTATTCTCCAATGGAAAATAGTTTTCTGTCAGTTCCATTCCTTTGCACTTTGAAAAGTGCCTTCTGATTGTGTATTCTTTTTCCCTGTAAAGCTAATAAGATTACTTTACACCTATCAAAATTAAAAGATATGGTAATCATTATGCATGTGGAGCTAACCCAATTTATTTTATGCATAAATCCAAATTTTAAAGTTGGTTGAAGGTGCATATCGATTATCTTTAATTCAATCCTGCCAAACTTTAATTTTCAACTTTGGTACATCATTTCATTTAACGTATTTTCTTATTATGGGAATGGCTTTACTGAAGTTTCTGCATCTAAAATAATCTTGCACTGTTTCCAATGCTCCACGTAATCATGCTTTTCTTAAGCTGTTATGATTAAACTTCTTTTAACGGAAAAGCTGATGTGCATGAGTGAATCACCTTTGAGCTATGGTCAAGTACTATTAGCTGGCTAATTAAGTCTCATAAATTAATATCATTTGTTAAATGCCTTATCCTTTGCGTTTAATGGCAATCTATAGGCTTTCTTCAATCAAAGGACCCACTTAaatcaatttcaagccataaagcCTCAGGACCAGCATTGACATCTCTTGTTTCACAGAAATTCCTGCTAGGAAAGCGAAAAAAGTCCAGTTCTGATCCAATGATGAGTTTCATTAGAGAATTGCATAGTGATTTGGAAATGGTTTATGTTGGTCAAATGTGCCTCTCATGGGAAATCCTTCATTGGCAGTATGAAAAGGTACTGGAGATATGCGATTCTGACCCTTATGGGATGCGCCAATACAATGAAGTTGCAGGTGAATTTCAACAGTTTCAAGTGCTTATGCAGAGATTTATAGAGAATGAACGTTTTGAAGGTCCGAGGGTACAAAATTATGTCAAGAATCGCTGCGATTTGCGTAATCTGCTTCAGGTTCCAGTCGTAAGAGGTAAGAAACACTAGAGGATATCAATACTATTTGATATAACCATTTTAGCTGACATACTATTTGATGGTTACAACTTGTAAGCTCCCAACTCTATGTGCCTGCCTATGAACAACACTTTTAGCCAATTGGGCCTTGCATACCAATAAACAAACCTATGCTTATTTCTTGATTTAGCAGCAAAAATAAGAAGAGACATTGACTAATATAAAAGCTCAATTGTTCTGCAGAGGATGGTTTGAAGGATAAAATGGCAAGAAGAAAAGTGAAGGTTGATGATGCAATTACAAGTGATAAACTAGTAGAGATCATGGAAGAATCAATAAGAATTTTCTGGCAATTTATTCGAGCTGATAAAGATGCACACAATGTGATTCTAAAGTGTCGAAGGGGAACTCAAATCGAGCCCCTAGAACCCACTGAACTGCAGCTTTTGACAGAAGTCAGAGCAAGTCTGCAAAAGGTCAATTCGCTTCTcattctcttttttatttttcttcatctgTTGCTTCAAGTACTAGACATGATTATTACAGTTACTTTGTTTTCTCTTGAAATGCAGAAGGAGAAGAAGCTTAAGGACATTTTGAGGAGTGGAAACTGCATATTGAGGAAGTTCCAAAAACATCAAGAAGACAGTTCAGAGCAAGTTCTTTACTTCTTCTCACAAGTGGATATGAAGTTAGTGTCAAGGGTGCTCAACATGTCAAAAATAACGACAGATCAACTAATATGGTGTGGCAACAAATTGGACAAGATCAATTTTGTTAGCAGGAGGATACATGTAGAACCATCATTTTTGCTTTTTCCTTGCTGACAGTATCTGCAGCATCTCCCTGCAGCCACTGTAAAATTGTTCTTAATGTATATATACATTTCAGAGGAGCGGTTTAGAATATTTTTAGGCTGTAAGAATCCCCATGTTTTAAACTGATCAGAAATATAATAGATAATACAAAAATATCACATTATAATAGATATCTGTTGCAATCACTTGCTAGCCTTTAATATAAAAGTTCAAGAAACTTAGGCCTAAGTTTCTGCTATTTTTCATTATCTGTGAAATTCTGATTCCAATCTTCAATATTACTCTGAGTAATCTAATCTTCAATTTAAGCTAAAGTATTCTTATAAATTTActtataaatgaaaagaaaaagtagTACATCATGCATGTTGATAAGGGATTTAAATTACTAGTTAAATTAtagtttaaataatttttgtCAAGATTCATATACAGATTTAGACTTGCTTGAAATTCAGATTCAATTATAATCAATCTTGGAAAACTCTATGCAATTGGAAAGAAACCATCTGCATGAGCAAGATATAATCATAGAagctttcatgaaaattgttattaaaaaaaaaaaagcccccACGTAATCGGTCGACCAGTGAATCCGATTAAATGTCACTGAAATAGTTTTTCCTTCTTTTCAAACCTCTCTATTTCTAAGCAATTGCTATCTAGATTTGTCCCGTTGTAGACCAAGTCATCCATCCCCATTGACAACGATTCAAGATAGCTAACATTGAATTAAAATCTTTTAGAAACAATAAAAGGTCATAAGGATGTTAAATTGAGATTCTTATGACCTCATGAGTGTCACACAACAAAGAAGCAAAAATCGATTTTGTTTCCCTTTTGATCGAATAATGCACGTGCGGTTTGAATCACATACTATAATGTTATTCTTCTTTTCTCACATATAGCTGAAATTATAGCCAAAgagattaaattaaatttgaaaaaataataataaaaaataataatataaaagttgtatttgattaatttaagctttatatttaatatttttatttataatataaaataaattttacattcatttttaattgatattttataCTAAAAAGTTacttttattgattaaaatatattttaatgtaatagataattcaaaattatataataataaaataatcacaAAATAATCACactgtaaaattttttttactgGTTGTCAATTATGTAAAGGAATCACATTGTAATAAAACAATAATTTTCTATATAATAATAGAGTTGATTGATTTAAactgtaaatttttttttcagttaGCAATTATGCAAATTATTTTTCCAGTCATTAGTTTATTGCTAGGtataataatttttctaaattggTGAGCGATTAATATGATTTTAGAAAAATTAACtgctatttttatttataaaattggaGACCtttttatgattaattgtattaactttgctcaatttgtaactttaacaattattttattgtAATGCAATTACTTTGCGTAATtgatacctgaaaaaaaaaaagtgtgattattttattattatgtaattttagaattgtttattatattaaaatatatataacaataaaattaatttttcagtataaaattttaattaaaaataaatataaaatatattttatgttataaatgtattttatataatataagatTTAAACCAATGAACTATtttgttaattaaataaaatttcaagaacCATATTGTAATTTATTGTTATATTCTCAAATTCAATTTAGTCTCTTTAATTACAATTGTGACAATTTCAGCTATAAGACACAAAAAAAAGTTTTAGTTATAATCATGAAAagcctaaaaatttaatttttttttttatccaataGGCCTTTCAATACTGCATAGGTAATAATTCAGATACACTCAATATAGAACTTGGTCTAGgactttaatttttcatttatctcAACAATATAACCCTGCTTAACATACTAAGAGAGTGTTTGGTTCAGTTGTTGGATACAGCTAATAGTTGATAAGTATCTAAACAATTGTCTTAAGTTGTTTAATAAATTTAGCTAATAGCTGAAAAGTAACTAATAGATGAAAAATAACTAATAGAGTGCACATCAAATGCAATTTGTATCAACTTTAGACCCTGTTCGGCAACAACATTAAAATAACATTTAGTGTTTTAACTTAACGTAAATACTATGCCACCGAATAGTATAAATAAGAGAGACAGTGTTTTGACTTTTTAGATGTTGAGGGAGTGGTTTATAAAAAGTTAATTTTTAGAGATTGGACAAGCGTTTTGATCAAAGTCAATAAGATGAGATAACAATTTTTACATTTAATAGCTACTATAATAGCTATTAacatgtaacatccctaatttttaaataattattatatatatatatatatatatatatatatatatatatatatatatataattctaactCTAGTATTGTAGACTCcgcgtatgtactttcatttcgtggaaattcgattGTCGCCCGAATCTGCAATTTCAGGTCGAGCAGATAAGCTGTTGGAACCATTTCAGAACCggatcaagattataggctaccccaccgttttcagacgttctggaagCGTTCCaattgtcagatttggcataggtaaactcgaactctacattactcaatttttgccttgtactgggttagaataaaatttataaaatattcgtagatgataaaaaaattacgattcctattgcaatagccttataataatgttaaggaccgcggggcaggtttatagaatttttaaagttagtttggatagttttttaaaaatattagttttgaagtcttataattgaattgtctgatattgtgattattgcttggtttgagggcccaggaggggccatataatgatgatgagatatgggttgagtttagaagtgttatttgaactattttgcaggttgggtaggtcataggtataggggagactctgccggattttcagcataacttagggtgtctttggtcttttttaaacttgtattgggtcaaatatattaaataattgcaatgaaattgtcaggtaagccgggacagacttcctcctccgcccagccaccgcagtgacctctattcaagtttgtgagtaaaatattaattttaattataatttcaatattattatatgtttaagcatgcccatgcatcacttataaatatgtatctatgtagttaaatactaggcacgttttatatggcattcataattgttgaagtgccatggatgttgtttgtgataatttggagcagtgtgtgtgcgcggcgtgcatgtggtatggtattggatatggacatgacgggtagacacggcttgagagacactcgttagGACTCGGTCCTTcgaggtagacatggcttgagagacactcgctaggaccccgcatttagtttattaagtgaaagtccggcttgtgAGACATTCGCTGGCAGATGTTGGATTAATAGggctgtatagggaatcagctcccatatatgtattgtttgacagtgttgggtgtgtgagtgctccaaattgcctttttactgttatgatatgaaaattatgacaatgttgcatttcactccacagggtgcattagctttagatagctatagagattatggttaaaattgatattttactttctgagtcaaacactcactcctgttcatccatttttccaggctacagggggattatttgttgtggctaacctgctcttcttcttcgcaggtccattaatagtatttaatgtattttgtacaattaagttaaattttagactccgcatgtattagaagcacttatttttattttaggcctgtattataaaagttatgttgaacctgtaaaattattaactgtatgctcttcttcttcacaggttcattaatagtatttaatgtattttatacaattgagttaaattttagactccgcatgtgttagaagcacttatttttattttgggcctgtattataaaagttatgttggacctgtaaaattattaaccgtatgcatgatgggattggatgagggagctaagctcccatttgagttatgacattttgattatgtggatgttgagctgagctccccaatttattatatattgtgtttataggttaggctagtcaaaaactccccgttaaatggtccattttatggccggaccctgtccggttgaattcttgaaattggatccaaatgggccttagagttgggttgaggaatagttaggcttactacgggcctcgggggctttaggctggcccaggttctaGTGTCGGTCCGccctataggttgggtcgtgacaaaagtggtatcagagcttaggttttagattcatgggaaataatgtaattgggagtgtaaaaagaagtcttgttaggaggtcatatgcggagtataggattctatttcttctttctgtaattctttgtttctagattctgcgttatatctcgggaaatataagagtgcctcagttagtgtcttgattttcgtggagtacatagaaatgtgaaatagagttagcagacatgttgaggtctgccatggaaatacgttctccaataaacactatatttctatcagtatgggtccaagtgttgtgcctatctagtgctaggcacgagtacataatggtgagttttgatagtataattgcactagataagggtgaggataccactgctggcagtcgtcaatggatgacccagtcagagtaagtttatgataatagtagattcaaaagagataagagattaggagacctagtctgtcaggacgtatcgtaataactatacaatgttctcgatgtctgctctataagctgtagattacagtaccgatatgagattattgtgtagagctgtgtgcatccccgtggtgctccataatgtgGGTGTTTAcggatggcctctgttttggtacaattatggcaaaacagagttttatatctgcagaggagttggaaactcctagttagggatctagagctagaatatcgaaaggtcacagttgggtggtaactagagtcagtaactcggttaccctagcatgagctcgagttacatcaagagttgccatcagactagAGGTTGcgaattagttgcaaagtaaaggtgacatctatagagtgagaccatctggttTTCGGTATGAAATTTTGGATGATTTTTGCAGTacgacagacgttttgcttagagcttagtgagaatagtatatctTGGGTGTATCAGCAAGGCGTAAAGtataaccctactacctagggaaggtcggaactatgaattgatgatttacaaagctatgatatgataagagtcattaatttgacatggttttggcaaggtggtaaatgtagtacctttattgcagtaagttagggtatagtcctatctgttcaaaagggatcgaaggttattattgataatgatgacttatggagtagtgtcccagatgggattgtagcgtgagatagagagttgttagctcaaGTGTTCtagagagggtacaagttccatgtaggaattataagatgtaagatcaagatgtatgtaatcctttaaattgaatgacgggtttggatacctagtattttaagtttcagctaattaaatagatatgaaaaattagagttgctacagatcccctccctaaggtagtagggggtagtatgtagtccaaaagggtaagaatagagatcacgcaggagaagtatgactgctattccctaagttcatccttagcttcttaatgcttaagacaaaagtatactccaaataaagtaaaagaaaaagaataaaagttagcatcgataaatcatagaatatatatatatatatatatatatatatatggagtgcAGTTCAAATGCAATAGGAGAGATAGcctgaatgccagtagaagtctagctaagatagttagaggatcaattctAAGTAATATTGAGGTATAGATGACGTGGTAGGGATAGTGGAAGGTATATGTTTCTGACATGACAAtcaggttaaaaaaaaaaaaagatagagctaaagaatggaagagtgaaagttcggatttgggtaagataaaaagagttggctaaagaataaactggaaaaacaaattaggataagattaggaagaatagagccaagataccgaggaggtgaatgtggttctaggaagggtaaacgagataaacaaaaaagtaaggatagagagcgtagaaaaggatggcattaggaaGGACATTATCAAGTTATGGAACCCATAAGTACAGGACTTAGAGTAGGTCATAATTAATGTAGTGTTAGGAGCCTGAacctagagcttagagttacaggatCAGGATTAGACCTTATCTATTTTCTACCCCCAAGGTAGGATAATGGGGTAATGATATAAGAACCCTTTTGGTTGTTGacagtataatggaaattaggtgaggtgtgcgaccaaagtaggtagtagctgttgagcgtgctgtggtaacttgaattgtattgtcagataaagaagcaagattagtaggagtaagttggataaaagtcaacataagggatTTAAATATGCAAGATAAGGGATAATGTCACAAAGGCTTGATGTTAAAATTTAGaatggtgagacctagagtcaaaaattggagttagatagatattttcagtgtgatcgataggataattatgtaaaaaaaaaaaagaaagaaaatgagtaataataaataaataaataaataaataatagtgtgataatatgtagcagaacACTAGTAAAGATTAGAATAGGATAAAGATaggtataggtgtaattataagatattgagaagtacatggattagaggagtgattgttagtaagattggagtagatctgaaagaatctgtgagtgcttttatcttctagaatataaccACGTATAAAAagcattggacaaataattataagtatggaagataaatggagagtaaaaaggaaatagtaaattctaagatgatatgtcaggcaggacaatagtataacaaatggtagatacaactgatatcttataataaagcacaataattacaaagaaataataaaactaaaaagggagactaaggggtatgagctaaatcttgtttatcaaataatggtataccataaatggtgggaAAACATTTCTCGTTCTTTCCAAATTAGCTCATGTTTCgattctaggagattatgttaagaagagagATCATAtcaaagtgacccaattaat carries:
- the LOC110659520 gene encoding uncharacterized protein LOC110659520 isoform X3, yielding MGTHNNFLLNSHFLFLSMGSVYVFLYQKLILFADSFWFSVSALFLALFGFFNRTIFRVKANDSSQTNNSNCLELNSNCVEQEAEAKGPGLESNCMEQESEAKEPEVYITEFINKKENADLEEEETPKFFFKFQFQSYREDYEPVVSGFVSSSSTNKYEFLSGKDSRLYMEKPEAFNVTVKELYTDSNDGSTGNREIIEKTILPSEKFEEQKSEAESIHEERKESSVDSARKEGLTQKLEAEAYVEGSISGKGIAVDVEKEHNAWSDQHVSRDDGRFLSERDFIDPDSHSDSDSITSSHEIINRFVASTSESFLSDIDFEDAFELDILGDIEGEKAELAEEDLELEDINLQNLSAGYEPDGFEDEDSDILEELKNLEVSNMQNSGNLEPEKLSEEKDVEEQAELGCNDKEPEDGLDNSEDSNGLETLWEHQELIEQLKMELKKVRATGLPTILEEDESPKIMEDLKPWKIDEKFQHEDRMGELHKLYKSYRERMRKFDILNYQKMYALEDGLKDKMARRKVKVDDAITSDKLVEIMEESIRIFWQFIRADKDAHNVILKCRRGTQIEPLEPTELQLLTEVRASLQKKEKKLKDILRSGNCILRKFQKHQEDSSEQVLYFFSQVDMKLVSRVLNMSKITTDQLIWCGNKLDKINFVSRRIHVEPSFLLFPC
- the LOC110659520 gene encoding uncharacterized protein LOC110659520 isoform X2, translated to MGTHNNFLLNSHFLFLSMGSVYVFLYQKLILFADSFWFSVSALFLALFGFFNRTIFRVKANDSSQTNNSNCLELNSNCVEQEAEAKGPGLESNCMEQESEAKEPEVYITEFINKKENADLEEEETPKFFFKFQFQSYREDYEPVVSGFVSSSSTNKYEFLSGKDSRLYMEKPEAFNVTVKELYTDSNDGSTGNREIIEKTILPSEKFEEQKSEAESIHEERKESSVDSARKEGLTQKLEAEAYVEGSISGKGIAVDVEKEHNAWSDQHVSRDDGRFLSERDFIDPDSHSDSDSITSSHEIINRFVASTSESFLSDIDFEDAFELDILGDIEGEKAELAEEDLELEDINLQNLSAGYEPDGFEDEDSDILEELKNLEVSNMQNSGNLEPEKLSEEKDVEEQAELGCNDKEPEDGLDNSEDSNGLETLWEHQELIEQLKMELKKVRATGLPTILEEDESPKIMEDLKPWKIDEKFQHEDRMGELHKLYKSYRERMRKFDILNYQKMYALGFLQSKDPLKSISSHKASGPALTSLVSQKFLLGKRKKSSSDPMMSFIRELHSDLEMVYVGQMCLSWEILHWQYEKVLEICDSDPYGMRQYNEVAGEFQQFQVLMQRFIENERFEGPRVQNYVKNRCDLRNLLQVPVVREDGLKDKMARRKVKVDDAITSDKLVEIMEESIRIFWQFIRADKDAHNVILKCRRGTQIEPLEPTELQLLTEVRASLQKKEKKLKDILRSGNCILRKFQKHQEDSSEQVLYFFSQVDMKLVSRVLNMSKITTDQLIWCGNKLDKINFVSRRIHVEPSFLLFPC
- the LOC110659520 gene encoding uncharacterized protein LOC110659520 isoform X1 codes for the protein MGTHNNFLLNSHFLFLSMGSVYVFLYQKLILFADSFWFSVSALFLALFGFFNRTIFRVKANDSSQTNNSNCLELNSNCVEQEAEAKGPGLESNCMEQESEAKEPEVYITEFINKKENADLEEEETPKFFFKFQFQSYREDYEPVVSGFVSSSSTNKYEFLSGKDSRLYMEKPEAFNVTVKELYTDSNDGSTGNREIIEKTILPSEKFEEQKSEAESIHEERKESSVDSARKEGLTQKLEAEAYVEGSISGKGIAVDVEKEHNAWSDQHVSRDDGRFLSERDFIDPDSHSDSDSITSSHEIINRFVASTSESFLSDIDFEDAFELDILGDIEGEKAELAEEDLELEDINLQNLSAGYEPDGFEDEDSDILEELKNLEVSNMQNSGNLEPEKLSEEKDVEEQAELGCNDKEPEDGLDNSEDSNGLETLWEHQELIEQLKMELKKVRATGLPTILEEDESPKIMEDLKPWKIDEKFQHEDRMGELHKLYKSYRERMRKFDILNYQKMYALGFLQSKDPLKSISSHKASGPALTSLVSQKFLLGKRKKSSSDPMMSFIRELHSDLEMVYVGQMCLSWEILHWQYEKVLEICDSDPYGMRQYNEVAGEFQQFQVLMQRFIENERFEGPRVQNYVKNRCDLRNLLQVPVVREDGLKDKMARRKVKVDDAITSDKLVEIMEESIRIFWQFIRADKDAHNVILKCRRGTQIEPLEPTELQLLTEVRASLQKVNSLLILFFIFLHLLLQVLDMIITVTLFSLEMQKEKKLKDILRSGNCILRKFQKHQEDSSEQVLYFFSQVDMKLVSRVLNMSKITTDQLIWCGNKLDKINFVSRRIHVEPSFLLFPC